The Planctomycetaceae bacterium genome contains the following window.
GACAGGATCCGTGAACACAGCGAACCGTTTCGTCGGATTGTCGACCAGATCGGTCAGGTGCTGGTCGCGCAGGAACGGCTGGTGCATCGGATGCTGATCGGCCTGCTGGCGAACGGACACCTGCTTATCGAAGGCGTGCCGGGTCTGGCCAAAACGACGGCTGTCTCCAGTCTTGCCAGAGCGGTCAACACGGGTTTTCAGCGGCTGCAGTTTACACCCGACCTGTTGCCCGCGGACTTGATCGGAACGCTTGTTTATCGACCGCAGGACCAGACGTTTGTGGTGCAGAAGGGACCCATCTTTTCGAATCTGATTCTGGCCGATGAAATCAATCGGGCTCCTGCGAAGGTGCAGAGTGCTTTGCTGGAAGCCATGCAGGAACGTCAGGTCACGATCGGTTCGGAGACGTTTCCGCTGGAGGAGCCGTTTCTGGTGATGGCGACTCAAAACCCGATCGAACAGGAAGGTACCTATCAGCTTCCGGAAGCCCAGACAGATCGCTTCATGCTGAAAGTGATTGTGGACTACCCGAACCGCAGTGAGGAACTTCAGATTCTGCGGCGGATGAGCCGGACTCAGGCGAAGTTCGATATTCAGCCGGTCACTTCGCCAGCGGAAATCATGATCGCTCGAAGTCTGCTGGACGAAATCCACGTCGCGGAAGCGGTGGAGAACTACATCGTCGATCTTGTCATGGCGACGCGCAAGCCGGAAGCTTACGGGCTGAAAATTGCCGATCTGATCCAGTTCGGTGGTTCGCCGCGAGCCACCATCTACCTGACTCTGGCCGCGAAGGCCAACGCATTTCTGGCGGGCCGGGGATATGTCGTGCCGCAGGATGTCCGGGATCTGGCTGCCGACGTGCTGCGTCATCGCGTGATGATTACCTACGAAGCGGAAGCGGAAGACCGAACCAGCGATTCGATCGTCAATCAGATTCTGGAACACATTCCGGTGCCGTGACGTGATCGTGACGATGCAACCGGCGCGTTGTCCATTTCGAAGAAATGACAGGCGCAGGTTTTCGATTGGCCGAACGCATAAGCAGATAGTTCCATGATCCCTCGTGAAATCATTCGCAGAATTCGCCGCATCCAGATTCGTACGTCTCACCGAGTCGACGAACTTCTGGCCGGAACGTGGCATTCCGCGTTCAAGGGACGCGGCATTGAATTCGAAGAAGTACGTCCGTATCAGATGGGTGACGACGTGCGAGCCATTGACTGGAACGTCACCGCCCGCAGCGATCAGCCCTACGTGAAGCTGTTTCGCGAAGAACGCGAACTTGCCGTCATGCTGCTGGTCGACCTGAGCGGTTCGCAGGATTTTGGCACTCATCGGCAGACCAAACGGGATCTGGTGGCGGAACTCGGTGCGACGCTGGCCATGTCGGCGATCAGGAACAACGATCGTGTCGGTCTGACACTGTTCACCGACGAAATCGAAAAGAGCATTCCGCCTCGAAAAGGCTCACGGCATGTACTGCGACTGATCCGGGAACTGCTGTACTGCGAACTGGTCGGCAGCCGCACGAACCTGCGGCGAGTTCTGGAGCACCTGAACCGCACGGCAAAGCGGCGCACCGTGGTGTTTCTGATCAGCGATTTTCAGGACAGCGGTTTTGAATCGACGTTCCGGGTGGCTCGCCGTAAGCACGACATCATTCCCGTGGTCATCAGCGATCCTCGTGAGGGAGAAATGCCGGACGTGGGACTGGTCCGACTGCGCGATTCAGAAACGGGCGAAGTCGTGATGCTGGACACGTCCAGCCGCCGAAATCGCGACGAGTTCGCGAATCTTTACCGGCAGCAAACGGAGGCACGCGATGCCATGTTTCGCCGGCAGAAACTGGAACCGATCCACCTGACCACGGGCCACGATCTGGTTGAACCACTGCGGAAGTACTTTCACCGGCGTGAGAATCGTTCATGAACAGCTGCCGAGCAAAATCCAGCGCTCCGGCGGAACAAAATCGGTTCCGCTGGACATTGAAACGGCCTGCACGTCAGGACATCGCTGCGGCAGGGATGCGGCCGCGGCGCGCCGGTCGTCTGTGGTCGGCAATTGCCGCGGCGATCGTTTTTTCAACCGCTGTTTCACCCATCCGTGCGGATTCGCTGAGCCGCACGACGAAGGCAGGCCAGGCGGAAGCCACGGTGTTGGTATCGTCGACTTCCGTGCAGGTCGCCGAACCGTTTCGTCTGGAGCTGTCCGTGACGGCGCCCGTCGGCACAACCGTTGTTCTTCCCGCCGTGCCGCCGCAGTTGGGCGGCTTTGACGTACTCGATCAAGACGACCTGCCGGACATTCCCGCCGGCGAAGGCGAAGGTCAAAGACTGTGGACTCGACGGCTGACTCTGGACAGCATCACGTCCGGTGATCTGATGATCCCGCCACTGGAAGTTCGGATCTTCGACGGTCAGCGTTCTCAGACTCTGATGACCGAAGCGATCCCGGTCCGCGTGGTCAGTGTTCTGGAAGGCAGGTCCGATCCGACACAGTTCCGCGACATCAAGACGGTTGTGGACGTTGAAATTCCGAAAGCACCATCGCGAGCCTGGCTGTGGTGGACACTGGCGGGGATCGGCGCGTCGGCAGTGTCTGTGGCTGCGATTGTCGCGGTTCGTCGTCGTCGATCCTGGATCTCGCCGACTGACTGGGCACTGCGAGAACTGCACCGAGTTCGCAGCAGCGATGCATTGGCGGAAGCTGACAGCGAAACTGTTTTTCGGCGTCTTTCCGACATTCTGCGGAACTTTCTGGAACTGCGGTTCGACATCGCTGCTCCGGTTCTCTCGAACGATGAACTGCTGCGAACTCTGAAATCCGGAAACGACATCCGTTCCGAAGCCACTGTTCGTGCGGCCGCCGTCCTGCAATTGGCAGATCAGGTTCGCTTCGCCAGCCTGCAGCTCACGGGACCGGAACTTCTGGCGGCCGTCGACGATGCTCAGTACGTGGTCGAACACGCGGTGGACAGTGACAGGCCGCGATCCGATGTGCAATCCGCTGATCGATCGGGGGAGTTGGCGTGATGTTTCATTCTCCCTGGTACTTTATTCTCTTGCCGCTGGTTCCAGTTGTCGCATGGCGGCTGTTCGCCAGACGCCGCCTGCTCGCCGTGCGCTTCAGTTCGGTCGCACTGGCGCGGCGGATGCAGCCCACGCTTCGACAACGGCTGGTCTGGCTGCCGAATGCGTTGACAATCGCGGCGCTGCTGCTGCTGATTGTCGGAGCGGCGCGGCCGCGTGAAGGACGCGAACAGGCGGTGTCAGAAAGCGAAGGCATTGCGATCGAACTTGTCGTTGACCGCAGCGGCAGCATGCAGGCCATGGATTTTCAGATTGACGGAGAACACGTCGACCGGCTGACGGCCATCAAAAACGTAGCCGGCAAGTTCGTTTCCGGCGGTGATGGCCTGGAAGGGCGATTCAGCGATCTGGTCGGTCTGGTGACGTTCGCGGGCTACGCCGACGGCGTCACGCCTCCCACTCTGGACCATTCGTTTCTCGTGGCTCAGCTAAACAATGCTCAAATCGTCAACAGTCGCAGCGAAGACGGTACGGCCATCGGCGACGCCATTTCACTGGCCGTGGAAAAGCTAAGTGCCCTGGATGCTCGCCAAAAGAAGAAGGTGAAAAGCAAAGTCATCATTCTGCTGACAGACGGTGAAAACAACGCCGGTGAGCTCGATCCGGTCCAGGCCGCTGAACTTGCGCAGACGATGGGCATTCGGATTTACACGATCGGTGTCGGTACCCGAGGTCAGGCTCCCATGCCCGTTTCCGACCCCTTTTCCGGAAGAACAGTAATGCAATGGGTGCCGGTCAATATTGACGAAGACACGCTGACAAAAGTCGCCAATGTCACGGGCGGACAATACTTCCGTGCGACGGATACGGATTCGCTGCAGAAGGTCTATACGGAGATCGACCAAATGGAAAAGACGGCCGTCGAAGCCAGACACTATGTGGACTACCGCGAACTGGCGGTCCAGTCCTGGTTTGTTTCGGGAATGAAGCTTCCGGCGGTGTTGATGATGGCATTTGTACTACTGGCCGCTCGGCTGGTGCTGCAGCAAACCTGGCTGCGGGAATTGACATAGAAGGATGCTGTTGATGGATATCCGAATTGGCAATCCGCAGGGACTCTGGCTGCTGGCGGTCGTCGCGGCGGGAATTTTCCTGACGGTGTTCGCGCTGCTGCGTCGACATCGTGCGGAGCGACGGTTCGCATCCTCCGGCATGCGCAGGGAGCTGCTTCCGCCGAATGTGGTGTCGCGGCACGTGATTTCAGCAGTTCTGGTGTCCGGAAGTTTGTCGCTGTTGAGCATCGCGGTGATGGATATTCGCTGGGGACAGACATGGACCGACGTGCCTCAGAAAGGCATCGAAGTCATGTTTGTGCTGGATGTGTCACGCAGCATGCTGGCCGAAGACGTCGCGCCGAATCGCCTTGGTCGGGCGAAGCAGCAGATCCTGGACATGCTGGACGAAATGGCAGGGGACCGAGTGGGACTTGTCGTGTTTGCCGGGGAAACTCGGCAGGCCGTTCCGTTGACGAGTCACTACGAAGACTTCAAACAGACACTGGATTCCGTCGGTCCTCAAACGGTTCGTCGCGGTGGTTCGCGGCTGGGCGATGCCATACAGGCTGCTGCCGGCGGGTTTCTCAGCAAGACGAACGATCACAAGGCGATCGTCATTTTCACCGACGGTGAAGATCAGGAGAGCCAGCCGCTGGAAGTCGCCAGGCAGGTTCACAGCGACCTGGGAATCCGGATCTTCACGGTCGGGCTGGGCGACATGCAGCATGGAGCGCGAATCCCTGAAACGACTGACGGACGCGGCGGATATGTCCAGTACGAAGGGCAACAGGTATGGTCAAAAATGAACGGCAGTATTCTGAGTCAGATTGCGACGGAAACGGATGGTGCCTGGATTCCTGCGGGAACCCGGCGAGTCAACATGGCGGACGTGTATCATGGATATGTGGCAAGCGTGGAACAGACCGCGTTCGAAACTGCCCGAATCAATTCCTATATCCCGAGGTTCCAGTGGTTTGCTGTGCCGGCAATTGCTCTGTTGTTGATTGAAGTCTGGGTTTCGACGCGTCCGGCCGGGATCACGGGGCGGCGTGGAAGCCACCGGATGTCACCATCCCGTGGCCGGCAGACGTCAACGGAGTCAGCGGCTTCAGAGAGAGCGGCACAGGTTGCGTAGTGGAGTCCGGAGATATGCATAATCTTTTTCCAAAGCACCATCCGTTCCGTGGCGTTGTGATGCTGGTCGCGGCAGTCACCGGCATTTCCGCGGCTGCGATGGCGGAAGAAGATGCGGTGCCGGTGGCCGAACAGATTAACGCCGCCAACGTGATGCTGCGCGACGGTCAGATTGACGAGGCCATCAACGCGTATCAGCGAATCTCCACGCCGCAGGAACACCATGATGAGCTGAACTACAACCTTGCTGTCGCGGAGTATCGCAAGGGCCATCTTGATTCGGCCGAGCAGCGCTTTCGGGAGGTTTCCGGGTCTGCGAGTTCGGACGTTGCCGCGAAGAGTCGCTACAACCTTGGAAATTGTGCGTATGCCAGGGCACTGCAACTGGTCGAAGGCGATCGGCCGGCGGCGATCGACATCCTTCGCGAGGCGATTTCGCACTATCGAAGCTCACTGCGGATCGACCCGAACAACACTGACGCCCGGGCAAACATCGAATTGGCGGCAGAGCTGATCCGGAAGCTTCAACAGGAAGAGGAGGAGCAGGAACAGAGGACCAACAGAACCAGCAGCAGGAAAGACCGGGACAAGAGCGAACAGGACAAGCAAAACGACCAGCAGGAGCAGCAGCAGCAGGAGCAACAGCAACAGCAGGAATCGGAATCGCAGAGCGACGACTCGCAGAAAGACCAGTCGCAGCAAAATCAGGATCGGAAGGATGACCGGCAGCAGCAATCCGACGCGGGACAGTCCGATTCGGAATCGAATGACAAGGAAAGTTCGAAGCAGGACACAGAATCCGATTCCAATAGTCCGAAGCCGCAGGATTCGAAGCCCGATTCATCCAGCGAACCCGGCGAGCAGCAACAGGAACAATCGCACCGTGAATCTGATGACAAGCAACAACAGCAGCAAGAGTCTTCGGAGCAGCGTTCTCAATCAAAGGCGCCGACACCCGGTTCCGAACGGACGCAGGCAAAGGACATGCGACAGGAATCCGGTGGTCGTCAGAGACCCGAAGACGAATCGGCAAAGAACGATGGCGAATCACCGGACAAGCCCGTTCCCACCGGTGAGCCACCGCGGCGGATCAGCAGCAGGACGACATCCCGAATGCGGTTCCTTCGCGGAATTTCGGGAGAGCGGGAACGAAGGCCTGATGACTCGTGAGGAAGCGATGAAGATGCTGCAGGCGGTCCGCGACCGGGACATGATTCGTCGATTGCGTTTGCAGTGCCGCGAACGCATGCGACAGGTCCCCGTGGACCGCGACTGGTAACGGGGAATGCAGGTCGAGTCCTGAGTGAACCGGGTCATGGAGCAAAACATGTTGAAGCAAATACGAATTATGCTCAGCGGCATCATTCACGTCGTGCTGCTGCTGTGCGGCATGGCGACGGTCGCGGCGGCGGGGGACGTGGAAGCTCGCCTTTCCGCTCGGGAAGCGTTTGTCGGCATGCCCGTTGTTCTGCAGTTGTCAATCAACAATGCCGCCGATTATGAGCAGCCTGCAATGCCCGGCATTGATGGCTGCGACATCCGGTCGGCGGGAAACCCGTCGCAGAGCTCACGGGTCACGGTCATCAACGGTCGGCGCAGTGAAAGTCGCAGCGTGACAATGCAGTATCTGATCACACCTCGGCGGGAAGGTACGTTTGAGATCCCGTCCATCAGCGTCAAAGTCGACGGTCGCGACATGCAGACGGCGCCGCTGAGGTTTGTCGCAACGAAAAGTGAAACCGGCGACCTGCTGTTCGTCGAAGTTGACGGAGGCGGAGAAAAGGTATTCGTCGGAGAACCGCTGGAACTGACTCTGAAGATCTGGCTGAAACCGTATCGCGACGCCGAACACAACGTCACGCTTTCGGAAGGCAGCATGTGGCAGATGATTTCTGACCAGACCTTGTGGGGAAGTTTTGCGGAACGGCTGACGGAACTTTCCGAAAACAACCAGCGTCCCGCGGGGCAGGAAGTGTTGCGGGACGACGCACAGGGCAATCCGCGCAGTTATTATCTGTACGAGATCACGGCGACCATTTATCCGAAGCGTCCCGGCCGGATCGATGCCGATGACGTGCAGATCGTGGTCAACTATCCGACGGCGCTGGGCCGATCACGCGATCCGTTTGCCGGATTCTTCGATGACAGCGCGTTTGGCCGACGTTCACCGCTGTCGCAGATGCTAAGCGACGATCTGTTTGGTTCGAGGCTGGGAAGTCGGTTGACTGTCACATCAGCGCGGCCGATCGTTGGTGAAGCCACCGTGGATGCGACGGAAGTCGTGCCCGTGCCGACCGAAGGACGTCCGCCGGACTACCGCGGCGCCGTGGGTCGCTATGGAATTCTGACGCAGGCGACGCCGACGTCCGTCAGCGCGGGAGACGCGATTACGCTGAACATCGGCATCACCGGAACCGGACCGATGGAACTCGTGCAGGCTCCTCCGCTGTCGGAACTGCCGGCGCTGACTGCTGATTTCAAAGTTGCCGACCAGTCGCTGGCGGGATTCGTCCAGGACAACACGAAGCTGTTCTCCACCACGATTCGGCCGCTCCGCGAAGGGATCACTCAGATTCCCGCCATTCCGTTCAGCTACTTCGATCCTGATACCGGCACGTACGAAACGGCGATGAGTGATCCGATTGCGATCACCGTCACGAAATCGGAAACGCTGTCGCTGGACGCCATCGTCGGTGTTCGTGCGGGTCATGCTGAGAACGGCGACGACACATCCGCTGCAGGTGCCAGCCCAAAACCCGACTTCACCAACGACAATTCCGAACGTGCGCTGCTGATGCAGACTTCGGCCGGACACGGCATCTGGTGGTGGTATTTCGTGATCATTCCGCCGGGCATCTGGCTTTCGGTCCTGCTGGCCCGCAGCGCCCGCCGGTTCGACGGGCTGCTGCCTGAGCTGTTGTCACCTCGGAAACGCTGCCTGAAGGACCTGGCCGGCGCCCGGCAGCCGTCAGCGATCACGCAGGCACTGGTGAGGTATATTATACTGGCCGCGGCGAACGCTGATACTTTTCGCACTTCTTCATGCCGCGAGCCAGAATACCTCAATTTGACCCGCTCGGGGTATAATCGTCGGATCAGGCAAAGCTGCTCTACCGCCGACAGCGCGGTTGGAGTGCTGAGGACAACCGGGCTGGCTTCCGTTGCGAATTCCGTGGAAGAATTCTTCGAACGCTGCGAAAGGCTGCGCTTCACGGAAGATGATTCCTCGGCGCTGGACGAATTTCGGCGGTCGGCCCGTGAACTTGTCGACCAAATTGAGAACGCGGTTCATGACGCGGGACGAACGCGAGTACGTGGTTCGACACGGCGTGCTGGCGATCCGGGCCGCGGAATTCGGCGACTCGGCCGTACAGGACAGCAAACCACCGGAATCCTGCTGGCGGTACTGGTTTCGCTTGCGGGAACGAACGCTTTCGCTGTGGACACTGCCCATGACGGCCGTGTGACGCTGACGAAACCGCAGCAACAGGCGGTATTAAAGGAAGCGGGAGAGCTGTATTCGAACGCCGTGGAAATCGGCGACGCCAACTCGCTCGACGCGCGGGACCTGTTTGCGAAAGCGGCGGCGAAATACCAACTGCTGCTCGACACCGGAATTCGCAACAGCGTGCTGTACCGGAACCTCGGCAACGCGTACCTGCAGAGTGGCGAACCGGGGCGAGCGATCGCCAGCTACGAACGCGCCGCGGTGCTGGATTCGTCCGATTCTCAATTGATGCAGAATCTGAAGTTCGCACGGTCGCTGGTGAGCGATGTGACGAGGGACAAATCTCCCGCAGACTCCGGCAATGACGGAGGGATGATTTCGTTGCGGTCGATCGCGGACGGTGCCAGAGCCGAGAATTCGGAACTCATCAGCGTGGTTGGATTGAACGTGGTGCTCTGGCTGGTGGTGCTGTCGTCGGTTGCCTTCTGGGGCATCCAGGTCGCTCGCGCGGCGGGAATTCGGCGGGTTTCATTTCGGTTCGCAGTGTTGCCGCTGGTGTTGCTGGCTGTCTCGCTGACGTCAGCCATTCTGGCGACGACGTCGTCCGCCGCGCGGGGTGACGGGATCGTTGTCGTCAACACCCTGACACTGCGTGCCGGTGACGGTTCGAATTTCGATTCGCTGCAGTCACTTGAGAACGCCGTGGGCAGCCGAGTGACGATTCTTGCGGGTCGAGGACCATGGCTTCGCGTGCAGACTCGCGACGGTCAGACCGGATGGGTCCCCGCGAATCATGTTGAGCCCATTTTTCCGACCAACAATGGATAGCCGGAGCGAGCGTATTTCCGGGAGGGCGAGGCTCCCGCCGAGCCGCGTGCCAGAGGACGCCCGATCGCGGCAGCGGCTCGGCGGGAGCCTCGCCCTCCCGAGGGTTGATCGAATACGGAACGACGATGGCACGACCGACGTGGCAGCATGTCCCATAACGCTTTCCGACGGCTGCGCCGCACAACTTCTTCGAAGATGTGGTACCCGGTTGGATCGCGCACAGAATATGATCTGTCTGGTCCGGCGTTGGTTACCACTCCACAACCCGCCGATTCCTGCTTGTCGTCAATGAAAGTCAGTTGCCCATGAGACAACTTCGGCTGGGAGCCGCCATCCTGAACCAGACGCCCCTGGACTGGCCGGGGAACACGGAACGGATACGGTCGGCCATCCGGAAGGCTCGCGAACTTGGTGTCAGCGTGCTGTGTCTGCCGGAGCTGTGCATCACCGGATACGGCTGCGAAGACATGTTCCTGTCGCCTCATGTCTGGAAAACGGCCTGGAATTGTCTGCAGCAGATTGTCCCGGAAACCGGCGGCATGGTGCTGTCCATCGGCCTGCCGCTGTACGTCACAAATGGTGTCTACAACGCGGCGTGTGTGGTGGCCGACGGGCGGATCGCGGGCTTCGTTCCGAAGCAGCATCTGGCCGGAGACGGGCTGCACTACGAACCGCGCTGGTTTCGTCCGTGGCCGGCGGAAGTCATCAGTGAATATCACCACGACGGTAACCGCTGGCCGATCGGTGATCTGATCTTTGAATGCGGCGGTATCCGGATCGGGTTCGAAATCTGCGAAGACGCCTGGGTCGCGGGCCGGCCGGGCAATCGCATGGCGGAATGCGGTGTCGACGTGATCCTGAATCCGAGTGCCAGTCACTTTGCGTTCGGCAAGCATGAAATCCGCAAGCGGTTCGTGCTGGAAGGATCGCGGGCGTTCGGAGTCAGCTACGTCTATGCAAACCTTGTCGGCAACGAAGCCGGGCGA
Protein-coding sequences here:
- a CDS encoding MoxR family ATPase, giving the protein DRIREHSEPFRRIVDQIGQVLVAQERLVHRMLIGLLANGHLLIEGVPGLAKTTAVSSLARAVNTGFQRLQFTPDLLPADLIGTLVYRPQDQTFVVQKGPIFSNLILADEINRAPAKVQSALLEAMQERQVTIGSETFPLEEPFLVMATQNPIEQEGTYQLPEAQTDRFMLKVIVDYPNRSEELQILRRMSRTQAKFDIQPVTSPAEIMIARSLLDEIHVAEAVENYIVDLVMATRKPEAYGLKIADLIQFGGSPRATIYLTLAAKANAFLAGRGYVVPQDVRDLAADVLRHRVMITYEAEAEDRTSDSIVNQILEHIPVP
- a CDS encoding DUF58 domain-containing protein is translated as MIPREIIRRIRRIQIRTSHRVDELLAGTWHSAFKGRGIEFEEVRPYQMGDDVRAIDWNVTARSDQPYVKLFREERELAVMLLVDLSGSQDFGTHRQTKRDLVAELGATLAMSAIRNNDRVGLTLFTDEIEKSIPPRKGSRHVLRLIRELLYCELVGSRTNLRRVLEHLNRTAKRRTVVFLISDFQDSGFESTFRVARRKHDIIPVVISDPREGEMPDVGLVRLRDSETGEVVMLDTSSRRNRDEFANLYRQQTEARDAMFRRQKLEPIHLTTGHDLVEPLRKYFHRRENRS
- a CDS encoding DUF4381 family protein — its product is MLVSSTSVQVAEPFRLELSVTAPVGTTVVLPAVPPQLGGFDVLDQDDLPDIPAGEGEGQRLWTRRLTLDSITSGDLMIPPLEVRIFDGQRSQTLMTEAIPVRVVSVLEGRSDPTQFRDIKTVVDVEIPKAPSRAWLWWTLAGIGASAVSVAAIVAVRRRRSWISPTDWALRELHRVRSSDALAEADSETVFRRLSDILRNFLELRFDIAAPVLSNDELLRTLKSGNDIRSEATVRAAAVLQLADQVRFASLQLTGPELLAAVDDAQYVVEHAVDSDRPRSDVQSADRSGELA
- a CDS encoding VWA domain-containing protein, with translation MFHSPWYFILLPLVPVVAWRLFARRRLLAVRFSSVALARRMQPTLRQRLVWLPNALTIAALLLLIVGAARPREGREQAVSESEGIAIELVVDRSGSMQAMDFQIDGEHVDRLTAIKNVAGKFVSGGDGLEGRFSDLVGLVTFAGYADGVTPPTLDHSFLVAQLNNAQIVNSRSEDGTAIGDAISLAVEKLSALDARQKKKVKSKVIILLTDGENNAGELDPVQAAELAQTMGIRIYTIGVGTRGQAPMPVSDPFSGRTVMQWVPVNIDEDTLTKVANVTGGQYFRATDTDSLQKVYTEIDQMEKTAVEARHYVDYRELAVQSWFVSGMKLPAVLMMAFVLLAARLVLQQTWLRELT
- a CDS encoding VWA domain-containing protein, coding for MDIRIGNPQGLWLLAVVAAGIFLTVFALLRRHRAERRFASSGMRRELLPPNVVSRHVISAVLVSGSLSLLSIAVMDIRWGQTWTDVPQKGIEVMFVLDVSRSMLAEDVAPNRLGRAKQQILDMLDEMAGDRVGLVVFAGETRQAVPLTSHYEDFKQTLDSVGPQTVRRGGSRLGDAIQAAAGGFLSKTNDHKAIVIFTDGEDQESQPLEVARQVHSDLGIRIFTVGLGDMQHGARIPETTDGRGGYVQYEGQQVWSKMNGSILSQIATETDGAWIPAGTRRVNMADVYHGYVASVEQTAFETARINSYIPRFQWFAVPAIALLLIEVWVSTRPAGITGRRGSHRMSPSRGRQTSTESAASERAAQVA
- a CDS encoding BatD family protein gives rise to the protein MLKQIRIMLSGIIHVVLLLCGMATVAAAGDVEARLSAREAFVGMPVVLQLSINNAADYEQPAMPGIDGCDIRSAGNPSQSSRVTVINGRRSESRSVTMQYLITPRREGTFEIPSISVKVDGRDMQTAPLRFVATKSETGDLLFVEVDGGGEKVFVGEPLELTLKIWLKPYRDAEHNVTLSEGSMWQMISDQTLWGSFAERLTELSENNQRPAGQEVLRDDAQGNPRSYYLYEITATIYPKRPGRIDADDVQIVVNYPTALGRSRDPFAGFFDDSAFGRRSPLSQMLSDDLFGSRLGSRLTVTSARPIVGEATVDATEVVPVPTEGRPPDYRGAVGRYGILTQATPTSVSAGDAITLNIGITGTGPMELVQAPPLSELPALTADFKVADQSLAGFVQDNTKLFSTTIRPLREGITQIPAIPFSYFDPDTGTYETAMSDPIAITVTKSETLSLDAIVGVRAGHAENGDDTSAAGASPKPDFTNDNSERALLMQTSAGHGIWWWYFVIIPPGIWLSVLLARSARRFDGLLPELLSPRKRCLKDLAGARQPSAITQALVRYIILAAANADTFRTSSCREPEYLNLTRSGYNRRIRQSCSTADSAVGVLRTTGLASVANSVEEFFERCERLRFTEDDSSALDEFRRSARELVDQIENAVHDAGRTRVRGSTRRAGDPGRGIRRLGRTGQQTTGILLAVLVSLAGTNAFAVDTAHDGRVTLTKPQQQAVLKEAGELYSNAVEIGDANSLDARDLFAKAAAKYQLLLDTGIRNSVLYRNLGNAYLQSGEPGRAIASYERAAVLDSSDSQLMQNLKFARSLVSDVTRDKSPADSGNDGGMISLRSIADGARAENSELISVVGLNVVLWLVVLSSVAFWGIQVARAAGIRRVSFRFAVLPLVLLAVSLTSAILATTSSAARGDGIVVVNTLTLRAGDGSNFDSLQSLENAVGSRVTILAGRGPWLRVQTRDGQTGWVPANHVEPIFPTNNG